From one Triticum urartu cultivar G1812 chromosome 3, Tu2.1, whole genome shotgun sequence genomic stretch:
- the LOC125542862 gene encoding probable staphylococcal-like nuclease CAN1 has translation MRSSAAANPAPHLHLAELNSFPPPRSCLPFLVRRAETALRRRAHCHSSRRSTQNQLHSLQIPERISHGNPPPTSRRVILLLLLVVVLGAMGNSIYKFLCGVCSDLSDAAFQPHGADASVAALGRDILEFQRTKQVPEGLSRHVVSSAAAQANWYKKLQVAWKKARPAPTTPEEAGRLVVLTLKNHQKADVDGLLAFYGLPHPNEAGSAPPPAAGHHAPPAQHSAPAHKPQGVKFELHTLPVDAKAVADGDTVTVYVDTNDAPSEIKKAAAERTKARAARNYPTADALQKTIAAAGYRMVPNAKGVEVLAKKYRIRLSGIDAPESAMPYGKEATEALLKLVEGKCLTVHVYNTDRYGRSVGDLHVGGVFVQEQMLKKGFAWHYTAYDKRPELAKWQSQAQAARKGLWAASKPQEPWEYRKAKRNGNA, from the exons ATGCGCAGCTCCGCCGCAGCCAATCCCGCGCCCCACCTCCACTTGGCAGAGCTCAACAGCTTTCCCCCTCCTCGCTCCTGCCTTCCCTTCCTCGTGAGGCGGGCCGAAACGGCTCTGAGGCGACGCGCACACTGTCATTCATCCCGCAGATCCACGCAGAACCAACTCCATTCTTTACAGATCCCGGAGCGGATTTCGCACGGGAACCCACCGCCCACAAGCCGCCGCGTGATCCTGCTCctgctcctcgtcgtcgtcctaGGGGCCATGGGGAACAGCATATACAAGTTCCTGTGCGGGGTCTGCTCGGACCTCTCCGACGCCGCCTTCCAGCCGCACGGCGCGGACGCCTCCGTCGCCGCGCTCGGCCGCGACATCCTCGAGTTCCAGCGCACCAAGCAGGTCCCCGAGGGCCTCAGCCGCCACGTcgtctcctccgccgccgcgcagGCCAACTG GTACAAGAAGCTGCAAGTGGCATGGAAGAAGGCGAGGCCAGCCCCGACCACGCCGGAGGAGGCCGGCCGCCTCGTGGTGCTGACGCTGAAGAACCACCAGAAGGCGGACGTCGACGGCCTGCTCGCCTTCTACGGCCTCCCGCACCCGAACGAGGCGGGAtcggcgccgccgcccgccgccggtCACCACGCCCCTCCGGCCCAGCACAGCGCCCCCGCGCACAAGCCGCAGGGCGTCAAGTTCGAGCTGCACACGCTCCCGGTGGACGCCAAGGCGGTGGCGGACGGCGACACGGTGACGGTGTACGTGGACACGAATGACGCCCCCAGCGAGATCAAGAAGGCCGCGGCGGAGCGCACCAAGGCGCGCGCCGCCAGGAACTACCCCACGGCCGACGCGCTCCAGAAGACCATCGCCGCCGCGGGATACAGAATGGTTCCCAACGCCAAGGGCGTTGAGGTGCTCGCCAAGAAGTACAGGATCAGGCTAAG TGGGATCGACGCGCCGGAGAGCGCGATGCCGTACGGGAAGGAGGCCACGGAGGCGCTGCTGAAGCTGGTGGAGGGCAAGTGCCTGACGGTGCACGTCTACAACACCGACCGCTACGGCAGGTCCGTCGGGGATCTCCACGTCGGCGGGGTCTTCGTGCAG GAGCAAATGCTGAAGAAAGGCTTCGCGTGGCACTACACCGCCTACGACAAACGCCCGGAGCTTGCCAAG TGGCAGAGCCAGGCGCAGGCCGCGCGCAAGGGCCTGTGGGCGGCGTCCAAGCCGCAGGAGCCGTGGGAGTACAGGAAGGCCAAGCGCAACGGCAACGCGTGA